In a genomic window of Cyprinus carpio isolate SPL01 chromosome A10, ASM1834038v1, whole genome shotgun sequence:
- the LOC109098172 gene encoding C-C motif chemokine 19-like, producing the protein MNSLTFWAGALLLLSVSLWSFTTAQDDGAADCCLNTSNRRIPQKVVKSFTIQTGDGACRIPATIFVTKKGLKLCAPFPSDDNWVSPLIDYILAGPVKKHQKSRGKKQRQQ; encoded by the exons ATGAACTCTCTGACATTTTGGGCAGGTGCTCTGCTTCTATTGAGCGTCAGTCTATGGAGCTTTACAACAG CTCAGGACGATGGGGCAGCGGATTGTTGTCTAAACACCAGCAACCGACGCATCCCGCAGAAGGTGGTGAAGTCCTTCACCATTCAGACCGGTGATGGAGCCTGCAGAATTCCTGCCACTAT ATTTGTCACAAAGAAGGGCTTGAAGCTCTGCGCACCCTTTCCAAGCGACGATAACTGGGTGAGCCCACTGATCGACTACATACTAGCAGGACCtgtaaaaaaacaccaaaaatctaGAG GAAAGAAGCAGAGACAACAGTAA